A genomic stretch from Leishmania infantum JPCM5 genome chromosome 25 includes:
- the CYCA gene encoding cyclin, with protein sequence MAVPPRMRIPLSNQTNLVREPYQKPAAQPPTPLTNESRFVSEYGSEILTYFLEVERVVYSERMYMSRQSEVTDRMRKILIDWLIDVVTEFKLHPETFFLAVDIIDRFLFFYSIPRTKLQLVGVTAILVAAKHEEIWPPTVNDCVAVTANTYTSREVIDMEFDVVTTLRFKFTVPTTYPITCRLLESCHMAPAVRHATFLFLESAAHCYPLLQFLPSRIAAGAVLLGAFLIRYNRSKGVISLQGLWEIEVSPFAQGIGFEELQPVTEQLLPFTQRLCSGSSRLQAVRRKYSSSEYDCVASLEFPFISASA encoded by the coding sequence ATGGCGGTCCCACCGCGAATGAGGATTCCTCTCTCGAACCAGACCAATCTAGTTCGCGAACCCTATCAGAAGCCTGCCGCTCAACCCCCAACACCGCTGACTAATGAATCGCGTTTTGTGTCGGAATATGGCTCCGAAATCCTGACATACTTCTtggaggtggagcgcgtGGTTTACAGTGAGCGAATGTACATGAGCCGCCAGTCGGAGGTCACTGACCGCATGCGTAAAATCCTGATAGATTGGCTGATTGATGTCGTCACAGAGTTCAAACTTCATCCTGAAACGTTTTTTCTCGCCGTAGATATCATTGATAGATTCCTTTTTTTCTACAGTATCCCGCGTACaaagctgcagctggtggGCGTTACAGCTATCTTGGTTGCGGCTAAGCACGAAGAAATCTGGCCACCAACGGTGAATGACTGCGTCGCCGTGACAGCTAACACGTACACCTCAAGGGAGGTAATCGACATGGAGTTCGACGTTGTTACCACCCTCCGGTTTAAGTTTACTGTTCCCACGACGTATCCGATAACTTGTCGACTGTTGGAGAGCTGCCACATGGCGCCTGCAGTGCGTCACGCCACGTTTCTGTTTTTGGAGAGCGCTGCGCACTGTTATCCACTCCTGCAGTTCCTTCCGTCGCGCATTGCAGCAGGGGCTGTTCTTTTAGGAGCATTTTTGATTCGCTACAACAGGTCCAAGGGTGTAATTTCACTCCAAGGTCTCTGGGAGATTGAAGTATCTCCGTTTGCACAGGGTATCGGATTTGAGGAGCTTCAGCCTGTCACTGAGCAGCTTCTCCCGTTCACTCAGCGTTTGTGCAGTGGCTCTTCGCGCCTTCAGGCGGTGCGACGCAAATACTCTTCTAGCGAGTACGATTGCGTAGCATCTTTGGAATTTCCTTTCATTTCAGCTTCTGCGTGA